Within Anopheles nili chromosome 3, idAnoNiliSN_F5_01, whole genome shotgun sequence, the genomic segment GGTTTCGGAACGGAAGCACGACAAAGGTTGCGATCGAAATTTTAGGGTCACTGAGCGCAGCTTCGGTGGTCAACAATGACAAAGCCCACGCAATTAACAACAAATCTGTTAGTACGGATCAGTACGAGCAATTTTTCCGCAACGCCGTGTGGTGTGGTGAAAACAATATGTTTTAAAACGGTATGCGTACGCGTACCGAAATATGCGAAGAAATAACGTGGAAAGGGAGGATTCCCTTGGGTTTGTTTAACGGCTTTTCCGCATAAACACACACCGCTCGCTGGAGCTTTTATTTGGAGCTTCATCGCTCATCCATTTCAAACCCGATTTAAGCTCTTTTGGTTCATATATCCGTTTGATGGATGTTCAATGCTATTATAAATTCATCCGCGCCAAACGCCAATCGCCAAAATTCGATCCACGTATTTCGTTCCGGCTTGGCAATGTGGTAGTATTGTGCAGTGTCCGCATGGGTGCTTACTTCAACTACCACAACCGGAAAcccacaccacacacaaacccgTTGGTGCTTACCCGATGCTTCCTTTTCGTTCTGTTGTTCGATCTCGGTTGTTATTTACCGCACCAAACCACCTAACAAAACAATCGTTTTCTCGCCCCACCACTGCAAACTCCATCAAACCCACTCACCCGGGGGCTGACTTTCGGCCGAAACTGCTGCGTGAATGAAACTGggcgccggaaccggaaaacgaCCCCGTGCGTGCGCACCCAGACGCGTACGATTATATATTCATCGACAGCGGTAGCCCCGATTCGTACCTGAGTGCAGACGTCGGCAGCATCGGTAATGAGACGTTTTTCAACGAGTCGACAAACGCGTTCGCCAACACCACCGACCTCGGGTTGGGACTGGCCGGGTTTAACGGTACCGCCGAGGAACCGCTGGCCGACGTGATCGTGATGGCGATCACCTCGCTCGTACTTGGACTGATGATTTTAGTCACCGTGATAGGTGAGTAGCGTCGTGATCCACCAACACCGGTGAGTGAGGCAGAGATCCGCCATCTGCGAGCAAGCGAAAAGAAGCGATAATTAAATATGCAAAGCAATCCAGTGGCCGCtcgcgatgtgtgtgtgtgcgatcgaATAATTGCGCTCGTGTTTGaacgccaccaggcgcctccatcgtgatCATGCCACTGGTTCATACGAGAGAAGAAGCGAGAACATAGGCTCAATGGGATCTCGCAAGCATTCGTATTGCAAGCATCGGGTGTAACGTGCATAATAGAATGAGCTTTGAGCACAAACGCGTGCAAATAGCATGTGAAACTCATGAATATTTTCGTGCGCGTCCCTACATCGTTCAATAATGTCGTAATACTGCGACTCGTGTTAGCATAATTAACTCACCCGGTACAGCTTCCACCATCGTTTGGCTCGTAAACGCACAACAAAGCGGAAGCTTGATGGTGTGTTTATGGGCGCCCGCTCAAACATTAATGTCTAGCCCGAGGAGAGCTGGCAATAAAACAACAGCCATGAGCACGTGAGCAGAGTCACGTAGAGTCAAACGCAGATGCTAGATTGCACGACAACGCCTTAATCAAGCGCCCTGGGAAGCGCAATTGAATATAAAAATTCTTCTTCGTCCCAGCGGCACaaaccaagaaaataattcgctTCACTGGCAAACTTTGAACGGACCATTTACACGTCATACAAGAACGCCGGTGCTCCGTTGGTTGGCATCCATAATTTGCATCCACGGTGCAGTACGGTGGCTCCTGGTTCGCTTGCCTTTCTAATTGAGTGCACTTCCGTCGGACATATGATGTCGGTCCGGAAAATGACGAAGCTCTTCCATTTACGGTTAAGCTCCCGTGAGCGAAACCACCACACGGGCGGATTGTTTGCGAGATCCCAGGTCCCGGTTCCGGCTCCCAGCGCTAACTGCTCTTCTCTAATTTTCCTCCAGGAAACGTTTTCGTAATAGCCGCCATCATTTTAGAGCGTAATTTACAAAATGTAGCTAATTATCTGGTCGCCTCGTTGGCCGTGGCGGATCTGTTCGTGGCGTGCCTGGTGATGCCGCTCGGTGCCGTGTACGAGGTAATTATGCGCTGCGCTTTAATTGTTTCCCTCCACTTTCAGTTGCTCTTATCGTTACGCTCGGCGAGCGCTCTTTCGCTTCAGCCCCGTCATAAGCCACTATTTGTATTACATTCCTCCTGTTgcaagtttattttttttttgctttacttcaTGTTATCTTCTGCTTTTGATTTcaccacacaaaacacacactcttGCCCTTTGTGCGCCACGTCAATTCTTCAAAACGATTGTCCTGTAGTTCTTTGCTTACAAACGCTTAGATTCCGAACTTGAGCGTCAAAAGcagctaaaaaaaacccctccatAACCTAATAGTTCTTCCATGCCCGAGAACTGAATCTAATTTGGTCCACTCCTGTACGCTTTCCGCCTTCGACAGATAAGCCGCGGTTGGATCCTCGGACCGGAGCTGTGTGATATATGGACCTCGTGCGATGTACTCTGCTGCACGGCCTCCATCCTGCATCTGGTTGCCATAGCGACCGATAGGTAATTTGTCATCCCCTTCGGCTTCTCGGACCGCACAGTTGGCTCGGTTTTTGGTCGAAAACGGTCGaacgaaaattcaatttagcaACGCCTCGTAGTTGCGGTGACTGACACACActatctctctcgttttctctctctctctctctctctctctctctctctctctctctgtcttacTCTACGGTGGATTGGAAACACTCGCCGGTACAGGTACTGGGCGGTGACCAACATCGACTACATCCACTCCCGGACCAGCCGGCGCGTCTTCACGATGATCTTCCTCGTCTGGTTCGCGTCCGTCATCGTATCGCTGGCGCCGCAGTTCGGCTGGAAGGATCCCGAGTACCTACAACGAATAGAGCAGAAGAAGTGCATGGTCTCGCAGAACATCTCGTACCAGGTAAAGGTTTTTAAAacacacgccacgccacgccatACCCTGCGCGCAAAGCTAACCAAAAAATTGCGTCCACGTTCCCGCAGGTGTTCGCCACGTGCTGCACGTTTTACGTTCCCCTCTTTGTTATACTAGTGTTGTATTGGAAAATTTACCAAACCGCCCGACGGCGGATCCACCGACGAGGGCCCAAACTGCCCGCAACgccgaacagcagcaaccaggTACGTATGCGAGCACGCGAACGCAAATGCGCGGGTCCTAATTCTCGCCATTTTCTCACTCGCACCAGCAGGAGGAAACACCAAAACCAAAGTCGAAGATACGATTTCACCTGAAGAAAAAGTTTGCCAATCCCACCAAATCGGCCGTTTCGTCACTTGGGTTGGTCGAGGGCAACTCGACTAATACGGTCAACACGGTCGAGGACACGGAGGACAGTACGAACGCGGACCGGAAGGGTCTCGAGACGACGTTCAGCGGTGACGAGGTGAGTCGTTAAAATGCAACCAGACACTCAGAAACACGCACAAACGGTTGTGTCTGCCGATGTCACGTTCGCTCGATTTGAAGTGCTGTAGATCAGATCGCAGTAGGCACGCGTTGGGAACAGGGTTTTCTGTGCATTTATAAGCGCGAGTCGAAGGCGGTGGCTTTTTCACTATTTTTCACCGAACTGTGGCATCagtttttcaccatttccacTCCATTCACACTCACTGGTGGTTTTCTCTTTCCTCCCAACGGCTTGGCAGGGCAACAACGCGTCACAGAGCAACAACCACCAGATACCGACGGTGTCGTACGAGGTGACCCATGGGCAGTTGGCACAGCAAACTGGTCCAGCCAACGGTGGAGCCGGTTCGGAgtcgaacaacaacaacccaaGCCGGGTGGTGGGTGTTGCAGAAAAGAGTAGCCCAAGTGGGAATGGTGACACCCTGCCGGTGGTACCCAACCCCAACCAACACGCTTCATCACCGCTGCTATCCCAACCGGCCCAAGCCGATCAACCACACAATCCAACGCCAAAagctaccaccaccactggaCCGGGTGGGCATCTAACGGTGGCTTCAGCTGGAGCGAGCCTGCAAACGGgttccaccggtggtggaTCATCACTCAACATCTCGAGCACACCGAACCCGCACGCGCAGGTGTCCAAACGCAAGGAAACGCTCGAGGCAAAGCGCGAACGAAAGGCGGCCAAAACGCTCGCCATCATCACGGGCGCGTTCGTCGTGTGTTGGTTGCCGTTTTTCTTGactgcgctgctgctgccactgtgTGAAAGCTGCTCGATCAACGACACGGTCGCGTCGCTCTTTCTCTGGCTCGGTTACTTCAACTCGACGCTTAACCCCGTGATATACACCATCTTTAGTCCCGAGTTTCGGCAGGCGTTCAAGCGGATCCTGTTCGGCAGTCACCGGTCAACCAACTACCGGCGTGGCAAGCTGTAAGCTCGTGGGATGCGTCTTCGTTTTTCGGTAAGTTCGGCGAATACTTCAACGCGAAGGAGGTGGCCAGTACGGTGGCTGGGAGATGTCCTTGAGTGGCCGTCACTCGGTGACAGGCTGCGGGAAATATGGCCCACTGAAGCTAATCAAGAGCTCTAGCGTACGCTTCTCCATCATCATTAACCACCGTACTAATGGGCTCGAGAGGATGCAAAATTAATAAGCGAAACCGGACAACGGTAGCCTGGAATGGGAAAACGCTTGAGTACCGTCGTAGTGTTAATTGTCGACGATAGATGGCGCTCGCTGGGCTGGTTTGAGCGTGATTATGACGCATTTGCGTGACAGCACTCCATGCAGTAAATCAAACGTAAATCTAAGCACTAAACTGGCGGAATTAGTTTAAAATACCACGTGTGGATTGTAAGCAAATGAAACCAACCTTACGCCAACTAACTGATCTCTAGTTTTGCGCGCAAACCCCGACGATTTGTCGTTGGTGTCGAAACGATATGATTTCCATGTTGGATTTTACATAAAATcattttgcttattttcccttatttttttttgctttcatctcCACGTGTTGACAGTATCATCTTACAGCCTCCATATTGGATCGAGCAGCTATAACGCTCTGCCAAAATTCACCCGGTAACGGCAATGTTCCACCCAATTAATTACACTCGTTATGGGACGATGTTTCGTCGCCGTTAAACTGCGCCATTTATTGCCAACTGCCATACAAAATTGCCCAGCCCTCTAGCCCTCGTTGTGGTTTTGAATGTGTAATGAGAAGCGGCTCCCGTGTGTGCGCCTACTCTTGAAGCACGTGCCAAGACGGGGGTGAAATTTTACACTCAATTTCGTGCCTCGCATCAATGTCTTGCCACTGCTCAATCAGCACGACAGCGCACCGGGTTTTTCTCCGGACGATCTCCGACGGACGCGAGAAGCCGTTACAGCGGGAACCTAGCAAACCTTCATTGCCGGAATTATCTCTCTAATTAAGATTCACAATTGGTGCTCACCGTTTGGCGTTCTCTGTTCGggcaaaggaaaagcgaaattatttccacccacccgggcgAGCAACTGTGTGATTGGAGTTttccgtgttgttttttttttttttttagctcaacagaatttttttctatttcgcgcgtttttatttccttctgtGCCTTTGCATTCCAACTTTCAAACAATTTTGCTCGGGTCTTTTTCCGCGACGGGCGTCGGATTGCAAAATTAATCTCTCCCGCCTTGAAGGCCAATGCCGTTGCAGCAAAAACGACaactaaaaaaaggaaaacgaatctCCCATTTCCGCTTTCCGGAAAGGTCGGGgttggtttcaattttcaaaaatccGCTCATTATCCCGGGGCTAGGGCCGGGATCACTGTTGGCCCTGATTAGTAGCTCATAAATGCGGACAGCTACCCACCGGTTTCCCGACGTGGATTCATTGCGTTTGCCCGGTGACTTTCAGTCGATTCTGGAGTAGGGGTAGcgagaaattaatttcaccatCCAGCCTGCTTCGCGCTTCCGTTTCGAATGGGTTCGCTCTCCGTGTCCTGGCACAAacatccgcaaaaaaaaacggtgcaaCCGGGTACGAGGTGAATCGATCGTCGAGTGCCTCTGAAATGAATCCACAACCCGGAGGCAAACCGTGCTCGGAAGGACGAGCGAAAAACGGAGGGCAAGAACCAGTTGGCCACTCGACGCGAGGACACAACGCTTTCGAATCCTTCCGAACCGGCCAGATGATTTCCCTCGTACAACAGCACGCCAGGAATTGTCCGGAAATAATGCCGCAGGCAAACAGTTGCCTGCGATATCTCCCACAGCACGATCCTTCGTCCTAGCTGCCGAGACAAGCTGCAATTTACTCGATCTACGCTTGTCGCCTCAGATTCCAGGGCGCTCTTCGATTATCGTTCGATTTCATCTGGGGGAAATTAGCAAATTTTATGATTGAATTGTATTCCGCTGCTTTGTGTTGAGTTCCCCCGGAGGCACGGAGACGTCGTAACGCTCGAAAAGCTGTTATTCCGACATGCTCCCCAGCCAAGGAAACTCCGACAAAAGGCTACCGATTCGTTtacgttcgctttcgttcaCACTTTCGGCAATTGCAATGACTCTCAACAACTGAgacggaaaaacgaaaccggtGACCCGACACCGAGGATTCGAGGCCCCGTAGGGGTTCGGATGATGTCATCGTTGCGTCGAATTGATTGTCTTTTGCACATGATTGCGCCGCATTTGGGAGTTGCTCCGCAAGATGGTGAAGCACGTGCGGATCggtgaaaagaagaagatgcaAATGAAACCAATCGCAGCGTGCCATGACAACGGGCGTGGGAGCGATTTCCGATGCTGTCGGAACGGAGAGACGGATTTGAGTTTCGTTCACGGTACGGAACCTGGGGGCCAAAAATAGCGTTCCCGTTTTGGGTGCCGAGGAAGCCATTCTCTGAGGAGCGGGGAAGGATTTACCGGGAAAGCTTCCCCCCAGCCGTGGCAATACTTACCCCAGCAAGAGCTGGGAGCGATTGTCAACGTTCGCGTTGCTACGGGAAACCGAGCATTTGAGATGGGGCGGAAGTTTCGGAAGCTTGAAAATCGTTGCAGATAAAAGTGTGCGATTTTGCCtgctcgattttctttttgttttggcttgcTTTTTCCCCCCCCAGCAAATGTAATCATTTCGAATCATCCAATTGTCGTGGCTTACAGCGTTACAAACGGCCCCTAATACAAATTCGTTTATTGTGCTACAATGCGATGAGCCGATGTTAGCACCTTCTGTTGTAGGGTTGTTCATTTAGCAGCACGTACACTCAAGTTTAAACATCGGTAGAAATTATATTTCCACGCTGGTGGCATAAATTTACGATGAGCGTgcggggaaaaaagaaaaaaacgttcaTCGATGCTTCCTGCTCCATTTGATGAGCCGATTATGTCAAACAAACAGGCTCCAGCCCAAGAACACATTGCAAACCCCATGCCAAACCTGCGTCGCTTCATTCGCCGTTGTGAAATGTATCTTCCCTACAAGAAATGCTCAAACTAAATAACAGCACTTAATGGGTACCGGCTGCCTCGCTGCACATGAGCGCAGCTGCCGGTGGCGATGGTTAAGCCCGTAGGTACTGCAAATATTGGCACACAATTTCGGCCCCGGCCCGGTTGAGTTTGCCACCATCGCGAGCGTTAAGtacgagcggtggaaaacgtcAGCCGGCGCGAACATCAAACATCAGCGATCGCGCGCTCGGCTCGTGTTTACGGGACGTTTTTCAACTTTTAAAGACGCCTAGCGATCGGCTCCAGTACGGGTGTGCTGATTTAGTTGGTTCTTTTCGGAAGTTCAAATGCTAACAGCGATGTTCCAGCGTGCGAGAAGCAAACGGGCACCCGCTAGAATTCGTCgctgaacggtggaaaactgtgatGTGAATCAATATTTGTCAATTCTATTACCGATGAGTGAAGACCCCGTTGTGTTTGACGTTTTCTCTTCGACGGTTCCATGGAACAGACGGGTAATGCAGAAGGGCTGCATGCAAACGTTGCACACATGGCGCGTACGATGTCGTGTTTGCCTTTTCATATGCCAGCGGGTCGCGAATCCTGTCGCATGTGAGAAATCGACCGATCCGGCAACGATGGTACTCTCCATGAAGTGACGACGAGGGTGTACGACAGACTTAATGGTAATTGCATCGCAACTAGGGAACTATCAGATAGAACACAAAATTATCAGAAAGAGTACGAAAAGAAGTTTAAATTTGAGTTGTGTGCTCGTTTCAAATaaatgatcgataaaatgAGTAAGCTTGTTAGTTTTGAGTCTCGTTCAAGCCGCGGATCGGAAGATGCACGCCAAAGACCGGCAACAATTTAAGTCGGTCACGTGTGGGGCTTTTTGGAAATTATAAAAACCATTTTTGCGCTTGAATAGCTGAATGGCACGCAGACACCGCGAGGCATCTACGAAATGTTCAATTATTTTGCAGTTCAAATTGCCTCGCTTCACGTGGGAAATCaaaatgtaaagaaaactTTCTCTCACGGCGTCGATCGAAAGTTGGCTCCCCCGAAAGTTGGACGAGGGTAGACATTTTTCGGATGGCTTAATTTTCCAGCCGATATCGTTGCGCCTTCGTTTGTCCCTCGTACAAAAACGTGCCATGCGAAGGGACGAAACAGGAACCGTCACCAAAACCAGCGCGAAAATTGCAAACACCAAAACAACACTTACAAACACAAAGTCCCCTTTCGTCGGTCGATGCGTACTTCCGGCTAGTGCTCCAATCTCGGTCCTGGTACTGCGTTGAAGGAACAACAAATTTGCACTCTAAAGCCTGACTCGGTACTGCTCTGGCACCGGTTCTTGGTACGGTGgtgtaaacattttccatcttTCTCTCCGAACCGTGCGCACTCGACCGGGACTCGATCGAGACCTCGAGGTCCTGCGGCCATCTCGATAACTTTTCCCGCTACTGGCATGCAAAGCTGCTTTCAAATCGGAGCAGATCCCAAACCCACTGTGCCGGATGAatgcgaacaacaacaaaaaaacaaaaagatatCCCATGCTCTTTTTCTTAAAGTTTCAAGTTTTTCCCAAGCAACACCCCGTTCACGACGGGCTAGCCTGCGACGGAAAGCCAGCAAATGGAGAGCTTCAGAAAATGGTCTATTAATTAACGCTCAAAGACGGACCCGTCCCCGGGCGGTCATCGGCGCCAAACGTGCGATCAGATACAGCCATCCTACCATCACGATAACGGGCCGCTCGTGTCACAATATCCCTCATGGGCCCGAGAGGGCTGTTCCCAACCATCTCAAGCAACACTGAGACGCTGGAGCAGCCGCACCGCGTTGCcaagtttttccttcattttccgtttcttgCAATCCACCGTTGTTTGCCATAAACATGTCCTGTgcgagcgatggaaaagtttt encodes:
- the LOC128727543 gene encoding 5-hydroxytryptamine receptor-like translates to MDFHKAPPPRPPSLAAALSKANDAYDYIFIDSGSPDSYLSADVGSIGNETFFNESTNAFANTTDLGLGLAGFNGTAEEPLADVIVMAITSLVLGLMILVTVIGNVFVIAAIILERNLQNVANYLVASLAVADLFVACLVMPLGAVYEISRGWILGPELCDIWTSCDVLCCTASILHLVAIATDRYWAVTNIDYIHSRTSRRVFTMIFLVWFASVIVSLAPQFGWKDPEYLQRIEQKKCMVSQNISYQVFATCCTFYVPLFVILVLYWKIYQTARRRIHRRGPKLPATPNSSNQEETPKPKSKIRFHLKKKFANPTKSAVSSLGLVEGNSTNTVNTVEDTEDSTNADRKGLETTFSGDEGNNASQSNNHQIPTVSYEVTHGQLAQQTGPANGGAGSESNNNNPSRVVGVAEKSSPSGNGDTLPVVPNPNQHASSPLLSQPAQADQPHNPTPKATTTTGPGGHLTVASAGASLQTGSTGGGSSLNISSTPNPHAQVSKRKETLEAKRERKAAKTLAIITGAFVVCWLPFFLTALLLPLCESCSINDTVASLFLWLGYFNSTLNPVIYTIFSPEFRQAFKRILFGSHRSTNYRRGKL